A window of the Phaseolus vulgaris cultivar G19833 chromosome 5, P. vulgaris v2.0, whole genome shotgun sequence genome harbors these coding sequences:
- the LOC137834417 gene encoding uncharacterized protein, whose protein sequence is MTLYTTDNNVGCKVFPTSLQGEPLTWFTELPPNSIDDFDVLAAKFSTQYATSRPHHMSSMSLLVVQQEKGESLRTFLDRFNKAYTAKHCQYHRNFGHTTEGCQALKDKIEELIQTGHLRQFVKKIRNSRSPPRSTDRPSRGDDRSYRNDYKRRTDHSQASQKRNESPIRRTRARSTSPDRNARPRQRVREVINMIAGPVTLGEPNHEANYIARGFAGGRCSNFARKKHPRDIQSAHATTRRRPHIPSITFTDDDFTAIDPAQDDPMVITVEIDKFAIAKTLVDQGSSVDILYWEIFKKMRIPEANIQTL, encoded by the exons ATGACTTTGTATACAACAGATAACAATGTGGGGTGTAAAGTATTCCCCACGTCGCTTCAGGGAGAACCTCTTACTTGGTTTACAGAGTTGCCTCCGAATTCCATTGACGACTTCGACGTCTTAGCCGCAAAATTCTCTACTCAATATGCCACCAGCCGACCGCATCACatgtcctccatgtctctcctaGTGGTACAACAAGAGAAAGGTGAATCTCTCAGAACCTTTTTAGATAGATTCAACAAGGCAT ATACTGCTAAGCATTGTCAGTACCATCGTAATTTCGGCCACACGACCGAGGGATGTCAAGCGTTGAAGGACAAAATCGAAGAGCTAATCCAGACTGGCCATTTGCGGCAGTTCGTCAAGAAGATAAGAAATTCAAGATCCCCACCACGAAGTACCGATCGTCCATCCCGTGGTGACGATCGATCATACCGTAACGATTACAAACGCCGAACTGACCATAGCCAGGCTTCGCAGAAACGCAATGAAAGCCCTATTCGGCGTACACGCGCCCGTAGCACAAGTCCCGACCGAAACGCCCGCCCTCGTCAACGAGTCCGCGAAGTCATCAATATGATCGCTGGACCCGTTACCTTGGGCGAACCAAACCACGAAGCAAATTACATAGCCAGAGGCTTTGCCGGTGGCAGGTGCTCAAATTTCGCCCGAAAGAAACATCCTCGGGACATTCAGTCCGCTCATGCTACTACGAGAAGGCGCCCACACATACCTTCGATCACTTTCACTGACGACGACTTCACAGCCATAGATCCAGCCCAAGACGACCCTATGGTAATCACTGTGGAAATTGACAAGTTCGCAATTGCCAAGACTTTGGTAGACCAGGGTAGCTCGGTCGATATATTATACTGGGAAATCTTCAAGAAAATGCGCATCCCAGAAGCAAATATTCAAACCCTATAA